The nucleotide window atcatgaaatttgcaggcaaatggatggaactagaaaatatcatcttgagtgaggtaacccagactcagaaggacaaacatagtatgtactcactcataagtggatactagatgttagggaaaggatggccagactgcaacccacaactccggagaggctagctaacagggaaagaccctagaagggacacaaggagaagtggatgagatctacatgagtggactgggtgtggggggggtggcagagggtggggTGCCCATAAActgtgggggatgagaacatagggaaatgggagggtcaagctggaacagggacagagtgggagggcagggaggaagataccatgataaatgaggacatcatgggaataggaagaggcagggtgctgaggaggctctcaggaatccacaaggttgaccccaccttggtctgctggcagggGTCCAGAGGGttcctggaccagtctactctggtgaccagcctagcaaatgaCCTAgctgccatcatagagcctttgtccagtgactcatggaggcagatacagagatccatggccaggcaccaggctgagttccgggaatccaactgatgagagagaggagagatactgcaggcgagggacaacgagatcatgatgggaggacgtgcagagatgaccggccacactagtggaagcccatgaactgtggactggtggctgtggagcccccgtgggactagactaggccctctggatatggaagatggttgtttggctcaaactgtttgggggcacccaggcagggggatcgggatctgtccctggtctatgggcaggcttctggaacccggtgcctgtggtgtgacaccttgcacagccttggtgaagtgggaaggggcttggacctgcctagactcagtgtgccgggctctgctgactccccatgggagacctcgatttgggggatgtggggatgcaaggtggcttgggaaagagggctgggggatcGAAGGAGGGAGTGGGGtgtctgtggatagtatgtggagtgagtagaaaatttcttaatatagaaaataaaagattattCTGGGTAGTTAAACTATAAACATGAAAAGTTTATGAACATTAAAGAGCACtaaaaaagaagacatttaaagTTCAGCACTTTCAGAGAGTGTTTATACATTACATGTCTAAATATGTCACAGTTCTTGCATCCCGAAATTAAGGAAAACTAACACCCTTGTTAAATATAGCATTCTTCACAAATATCTTCTAGatctcatttctttaaaatttgtagATATAACTGACTTAATTCTTAATTGAGCTCTTGTCATAATCCATTATTTTAGTAACATAGATATTAACAAAcaaaactggaaataaaataacaaacttCAAAGGGTTTTTAAAACATAGCCTATGGGGATCTTAAATTCTCctgatgaagaaaatgccctcatATGTACTGCAGTACAAACACTATCATCACATTTTAATGGAATGGAAGTCAAAATAGTACATTTATGTCCTGTCTGCATACACAGCATCATGTTTCACTACTCCAGTGTTTATTGTGGTCTGTGATCTATTTCAGGAAAAGGGAAAAGGCTACACTAAAGTTTATGCTGACTTCAAAAGTGATCATTTCTCCCAAAagatcattttctttatttatttttatctaaaaataCAGTTTTAGAATATAAAGtctcatcaaaataaaatattaagctTTGTGATTTTGGAGAATTACCACAAACTACTCTTAGTCCTTTGAAAAATAATCTAATTTGAATCACTAGTCTAAATAGGTCATTTAACTTAGAAGAATTAAAATTAGCAGTGCAGGGTCAAGTCTTTTCCTAAAACATGTGCATCTGTTTGTCCTGTTCTCTGCAAAGTCAAAGCAGAGGAAAGTATCATGAACAGGCAGAATATATGAGTCTACTGTGAATCTCAGTTAGTCTGCTCCTGAAACACCCATAAAATTAACAAAGTAACAAGAAACAGACAGAGCAAGGAATTTATTCGAGTTGGGGAGGATAGAGTGGCAGAAGGTAAATTGGCTCATTTACGTGCAGGAGGATGATTGCATGCTCATTTCTTGTTTTTCACACACATATTTTCACaataaacacaaatcaaaatCAGCAAGACAAACCTAAAACTAACACTCCAACACACCTTAGGCTCGCATAAGCTTCGCTTCTTCTTCTATGAAACTAACAAGATCGTGAACCTTTCCAGATTACAGATAcagtgcctgtgaccccagcactaaGAAGACTGGGGCAAGAGtacaggagtttgaggccagcctctgctacacagAGGGTCCCAGACTCACAAGACAACAGGAACCTTAGCATGGCCCAGCACTTTTAAGCACTGACTTATCTTACACTTTCTGATAAACTCAAATCCCTCCTATCCTGGAAGACTTCAAAAATAGAATAAACAGTACCTTAAAACTCAGTTACTTAAATAATCATAATAATGAAACATAAATGAAGACGTTTAACTGCCGGAGATGTTCAAGATCCCTCCAATCCAAAGGATTTCAACATTGTGTCAATAGCTCAGGAACTCCTGACTTCAGAAGAGAAGGCCGGCAAGGAAGGCGTCAGACGTGCAGTAAGAGCCAGTTTTGTTTCAACATTCTTCAAAGCCACCAGAAAATGCACTCATCATTCTTTCTTGATTGAAAGTTACTttgatgctggggggggggggggtctttcaTATTGCTCAGCTGGCAACAGTCTACTGATAGGAGTGATGAGGATGCCGCTAAAGAACCCGGCTTTCCCTTTACCTACTTCGCTAACATCGCTTCCCCAAAATGAGATCTTGAGAAATCCCGACTCCCTCAAAACCTCCCTATCTGTTTAGAGATAGGGAAGGACCTTGGCTGACAAGGAGACtctggaggtgtggctttgggaAACTGCTAAGGAACACTctaagctacattttttttttcttttaagaaaaacgCAAGGTGGGGGTGCTAAGCAAAATTAAGATTTACTCATCACCAGAtggatgataaaatatttatggTTACCCAAGACAAATTTACAcgcccccctcacacacacaccctggagcAAAGACAGAAATAATCCCAGGGAAGGGTTGAACAGGCTGACCTGATCCTTCTACTACAGCCTCTCTAAATCCGCTTTTCACCCGCTTGTATCAGTCTTCCCTAGTCCCtcagcgcgcgcgcgcacacacacacacacacacacacacacacacacacacgcacacacacgcgcgcgcgcacacacacaccctgtctctAAGCGGCCACTTCtccgcccccccctcccctcccccccatctTCAGTTCTGAGAGGACTTTATCCAACAAGGGCTCAGCCTCCAGGGCGTCCCTCTGGGTGGCgtccctagcactcaggaggttcgAAAAAGCCTGGGCACCTGGCGCCAGAGCCAAGGCTGAGGAACCGGGGTtcctcctccttccactcccctcaGTCTGACAGAAGATTAAGTTGTCCGGACAGCAGAGCTCAGGGAGCGGTCCCTCCCACTCCAACCCCTCCCGAGCTCGGACACCCAAGGGTCCCCCGCCTCCACGGAGGTGAGCGCGCACTCACCGGAGGTGAGCTGCATCCAAGCACAGATCTTGTACACGGTGGCTGTGTTGCAGAAGAAGAAGAGGGTAAAGCAAACGATGCAGGCGATGATGAGCATCATGGAGAGGCCGATGAAGAAGGAGGCGGCTTTGAAGGCGCCCGAGGGCAGCGTGGAGAAGTCCGTGAAGCTGCCCCTGCAGGTCAGCTCCCGGGAGAAGCCGTTGCCGATGCAGTAGTGGAAGAGCCCGAAATAGCCGGCTTGCGGGGTGTCCACGCCGTCGCCGATCCAGTAGGGCTGGATGAAGCACACCACGTTGACGATGGCAAAGCAGATGGTGAAGATGGCCCACAGCACGCCGATGGCCCGCGAGTTCCGCACATAGTTGGTGTGGTATAGCTTGGCAGCCTCCTGAGCCGGGAGCatcgcggcggcggcggtggcagctCCAGgcattctccccctcctcctcctccgcctcccGGTCCTCCGCCTCCCCCCGCCTCTCGGCTCGCAGGAGACACACTAGCAGAGCCGCGCGCGTTGCAAATCCCCTGCCTCCGCCTCAGCCCAGCAGCGCCAGTTCTAGAGTCTGCATCCTCGCTCCCGGAAGGAGGGCGGGGGAGCGCAGAGCACCCCTCCGGCTCGCCTGGCACAGCCTCCCCCCTCTCCCCGttgccttctctccctccctcctggccCCGACTCCAGCCCTGCTCAGCACCCTCCACCCCTCTGCccgctgctgcagctgctgcagctgaAGCCTACGAGCCCTCACGCCCCCCATTTCCTTTCCCGCCTCTGATCCCTTTTCCTGCCAGTGCTGCTGGTGCCCCAGGGCGCAAAGGACCGTAGCTACCCTGCGATGCTCCTTAAGTGTCAGACAGGAGCCAGAGAAGCGGTTGTGGAGTTGGGGGGATCTAAGAGAGCACCCACAGGAATCCTAGAGGCACTCCCTGGATCCTGGATGGTGTGCTGCCAGCCAGGAGGCTGATCCTGGGAGCTTTTCATCACTGCACAGGAACGTGCTTTGACCTCTGCATCTTTGCAGAGAAGAAAGAAGCAGCATGGCAGGTGCAGGTGAGAAGAGGAAGATGACTAGGACGTGGTGCCCTACCGGGGCTTCCCTGTCAAAACCACAGAATTGCCCCTGGCTAATTCTTCGGGTACATCAAGTCcacagatggagacaggagaagttGGGTAGAAACCTGTCAGACAATAATGTAGGAGTCAAGCCTGGAGGCTGATCTTCCATTTCTAAGAAGCTTGTTTCTCTTCCCACTTTCCCACTATTCAACCAAATGAACTATGGCCAACTGAAGCCCCATGCTTCACTTTCAGGCAAGCCCTTTCTCTCCCACAGAGCTTGCAATAGATGGGTCCTGCATGCACGGAAGTGATCATCACAGAATTTTAGAGTTTGTTTGAAAACATCCCATAGTTTGGCAGGCGTTCCATTTATTACACAAATATTCATTGGCAGCTAGTGTGTGCTAAAGACGAAGAGGATGGCAATGGATACGTGTCTTAACGGTGGAAGTATTCTCACCTCCCCCACAACCCAAAGCTCCAGTTAACCAGACTATTGTCTTAGGGTAACTTCCCTGAATCATCTGCAAAAATGCCTTGCATAGCTGGTGTGCACCTTTTGCTGTtctcctgtgctgtgggatgttctgtatggcaaatgtgttgctgattagtcaataaataaaacactgattggccattggctaggcagaaagtgtaggcgggacaaggaggagaataaagctgggaagtggaaggctgagtcagagagacactgccagccaccacgatgacaaacagcatgtgaagatgccggtaagccacgagccatgtggcaaggtatagattaatggaaatggattaacttaagctgtaagaacagttagcaagaagcctgccatggccatacagtttgtaaccaatgtaagtctctgtgtttacttgttcgggtctgagcagctgtgggactggcaggtgagagagatttgccctgactgtgggccaggcaggaaaactctagctacactcctgTTTGATTTATCCAGCATTGTCATTGCTCTTTGTGACAGGCCTATCTACCAAAACAAGTTTCTCTGTTGCCATTGCATTCTATGGTTCCTTCTGTGAACCCAGAATGCTCAATAGCAGGAATATATTTTGGTACAAATCATTTTAAACCCCATGATTGCTGAATTCTTTGAGCAAACAGAAGGCTGAAGTCTGTACTATATACATGAATCTTCTATTAAAACAACCCAAAGTCTAAGTGGTAGAGACTAGTTATGCTCTTCATCTGACACCCTGAAGACCTGCAATTGTGAATTGTGTGGGGGCAGGAAAGGGAGCGGGCTAGGGACAAGGGACACACAAGATAAGGAAGGGGCTTCTGCTTCAGCTGTGAAAGATCTGAAAGTGTGAGTGTGGGATTTACAATGAGGTCTCATATAGGTATGGAGTTGAGTTATTACAATTATAGTTCAAGATCCATCAGGGCTTGAAAAGAGGGTACCATTGAACAGA belongs to Peromyscus eremicus chromosome 3, PerEre_H2_v1, whole genome shotgun sequence and includes:
- the Lhfpl3 gene encoding LHFPL tetraspan subfamily member 3 protein, which produces MPGAATAAAAMLPAQEAAKLYHTNYVRNSRAIGVLWAIFTICFAIVNVVCFIQPYWIGDGVDTPQAGYFGLFHYCIGNGFSRELTCRGSFTDFSTLPSGAFKAASFFIGLSMMLIIACIVCFTLFFFCNTATVYKICAWMQLTSAACLVLGCMIFPDGWDSDEVKRMCGEKTDKYTLGACSVRWAYILAIIGILDALILSFLAFVLGNRQDSLMAEELKAENKGKIT